A window of the Henckelia pumila isolate YLH828 chromosome 3, ASM3356847v2, whole genome shotgun sequence genome harbors these coding sequences:
- the LOC140893031 gene encoding uncharacterized protein, which produces MGILSWFTGKGNGNGIKQEEPTPAPKSDAKTVSEAPGMNGAMEVRKPDQLLAEISVFEFGSVAASADKVTLAGFCPVSDELEPCRWEILPASGAEAPQFRVVF; this is translated from the coding sequence ATGGGAATTCTCTCGTGGTTCACCGGAAAAGGTAACGGCAATGGAATCAAGCAGGAGGAGCCAACTCCGGCCCCCAAATCCGATGCCAAAACGGTTTCGGAGGCTCCTGGCATGAACGGAGCGATGGAGGTTCGGAAACCCGACCAGCTTCTCGCTGAAATATCGGTGTTCGAGTTCGGTTCCGTCGCTGCTTCCGCTGACAAGGTGACTCTGGCGGGGTTCTGCCCCGTATCTGATGAACTAGAGCCTTGCCGTTGGGAGATTCTGCCGGCAAGTGGCGCCGAGGCACCACAATTCCGTGTTGTCTTTTGA
- the LOC140887526 gene encoding protein RETICULATA-RELATED 4, chloroplastic-like — translation MNTAVFSHPPSQFVVAPYLCSNYFPSSATCVFLNTHLRRTTLSSISSPKVLSRPSTSTFSSSDGSDVGGGDNSDGMVEKLNRGEALGALAEVGRSLSNIPDDLAVAIKSGKIPAMVVHRYFDLENSPVLGWLLRFGGFKERLLADDLFLTKVAIECGVGIFAKTAAELAGRQEYFTKELDFVFADLAMAIIADFMLVWLPAPTVSLRPPLSLNAGCLNKFFYACPDNAFQVAFSGMSYSLLQRIGAIMRNGGKLFVVGTGASLIGTGLTVLLIAARIAIDVSFDGQTNDLPILSTSVAYGVFMAVSSNVRYQILAGVIEQRILEPLFHENKLILGATCFAVRTGNTFLGSLMWVAYAHWIGIQTINE, via the exons ATGAATACCGCGGTTTTTTCGCACCCACCGTCCCAATTCGTGGTAGCGCCATATCTGTGCAGCAACTACTTCCCATCATCCGCCACTTGCGTATTCTTGAATACCCATTTGCGGAGAACTACGCTCTCCTCCATTTCATCTCCAAAAGTCCTCTCTCGTCCTTCCACCAGCACCTTCTCCAGTTCTGATGGAAGCGATGTTGGTGGAGGGGATAATAGTGATGGAATGGTGGAGAAGCTAAACAGGGGAGAGGCGCTCGGGGCCTTGGCTGAGGTGGGTAGATCGTTGAGTAATATTCCCGATGATCTGGCCGTTGCCATTAAGTCGGGGAAGATTCCGGCGATGGTAGTTCATCGGTATTTTGACCTCGAGAATTCTCCGGTACTTGGCTGGTTGCTTCGTTTTGGAGGGTTTAAGGAAAGGTTGCTTGCTGATGATCTTTTCTTGACTAAAGTCGCCATAGAGTGTGGTGTTGGAATCTTCGCCAAG ACTGCTGCAGAGCTGGCAGGGCGTCAAGAATATTTCACAAAGGAGCTAGATTTTGTATTTGCTGACCTG GCAATGGCCATCATCGCAGATTTCATGCTTGTTTGGCTTCCAGCCCCTACTGTTTCTCTCCGACCACCTCTGTCTTTAAATGCTGGATGTCTCAATAAGTTCTTTTATGCATGCCCTGATAATGCATTTCAG GTTGCTTTTTCTGGTATGTCCTATTCGCTTTTACAAAGGATAGGGGCTATAATG AGAAATGGAGGAAAACTATTTGTAGTTGGGACCGGTGCATCTCTG ATCGGCACTGGTTTAACAGTTCTGTTAATCGCTGCACGAATAGCAATTGATGTATCTTTTGATGGTCAAACCAACGATTTACCCATTCTATCAACAAGTGTTGCATATGGGGTCTTTATGGCAGTTTCAAGCAACGTTAG GTACCAAATACTTGCAGGAGTTATAGAACAACGTATTTTAGAACCGTTGTTCCATGAAAATAAGCTCATACTCGGGGCAACCTGTTTTGCTGTTCGAACAGGCAACACCTTTTTGGGATCACTGAT GTGGGTGGCTTATGCACATTGGATCGGAATCCAAACGATAAATGAATGA